One window of the Dreissena polymorpha isolate Duluth1 chromosome 5, UMN_Dpol_1.0, whole genome shotgun sequence genome contains the following:
- the LOC127881728 gene encoding 5-hydroxytryptamine receptor 6-like — protein sequence MMPERTVSNVSDNAVSAYVTSTPGDALTIETTEVWRTLMAVYLGAILFLSLTFNGTLCMLFYKKTHLLSVSNCFVLNLIVCQLCISLLLLPFSLFAVVSQHLEYSGRWCQAQGFLFNVFVVTQQFALLTISLDRNYAIMNSLRYPNVFTQPLCVTFIAASWVLAIIVSIPPLVDSGLGRYAFHRNHFLCSIDFDISSGYTLVFCIIVFALPIFLQGVCYIRIFLAAVGHTKRSAKVAPLVAQRSHVSVEPESSTTSTVSTEVHSHSIECKAVRTIFIIAIAFMICWVPYFVEIIKSMNGEKINPNFSAASICFLFAAGILNPLIYAYMNRVTRREIGRFVCGSSMSQDSEDFASTSMSTHTSTWGTQPKVRSKSIATNNDMCTIHEVPEESVFPREVDRRPPAGTSSSHLCSPGQQSFSSTDHFVVETGNATAINSTEIVMETENTASGSYDGAGPSTEGTALHSGQSYWKIINSERFKEQRRQTLPKENDGPSYFSVRGRRRKRDCGSFLYFENGGGKSKRNQVQSISVRVPNIQLRLSVKETDLDKIHKLSVRSNFEYERKDRSRSLQQASQNVGMHARAARMQQASTNPSSYRGSVSGPDVTETQTPGEYERGNRLINIASMKSVLTKSFENLSRIDTLVDQPYDGGRCKSEPCALNRVMKG from the exons ATGATGCCTGAGCGAACTGTCAGTAACGTGTCGGATAACGCAGTGTCAGCCTATGTCACGTCCACCCCCGGTGACGCATTGACTATAGAAACGACGGAAGTTTGGCGGACGCTAATGGCGGTGTACCTTGGCGCCATCCTCTTCCTATCATTGACCTTCAACGGCACCCTCTGCATGCTGTTCTACAAAAAGACGCACCTGCTCAGCGTCTCCAACTGCTTTGTACTGAATCTGATCGTCTGCCAGCTGT GCATATCGCTGCTTCTGTTGCCATTCAGTCTATTCGCTGTGGTTTCCCAACATCTTGAGTATTCGGGGAGATGGTGTCAAGCACAAGGCTTCCTTTTCAACGTGTTCGTTGTCACCCAACAGTTTGCACTTCTCACGATTTCACTGGACCGCAACTACGCGATCATGAACTCCCTCCGTTACCCGAACGTCTTCACACAGCCCCTATGCGTTACATTTATAGCAGCATCATGGGTGTTGGCTATAATTGTAAGCATACCACCGTTAGTGGATTCCGGTCTTGGAAGATATGCATTTCACAGGAATCATTTCCTTTGTTCAATTGATTTTGACATTTCTAGTGGCTACACCTTGGTATTTTGCATTATTGTATTTGCATTGCCGATTTTTCTTCAAGGTGTATGCTACATAAGGATATTTCTTGCGGCCGTAGGGCACACCAAGCGCAGCGCCAAGGTGGCGCCACTGGTTGCACAGCGGTCGCATGTCAGCGTGGAACCTGAGTCCTCCACGACCAGCACTGTCTCCACGGAAGTGCATTCACATTCGATTGAGTGCAAGGCTGTCAGAACAATATTCATTATTGCGATAGCTTTCATGATTTGTTGGGTACCTTACTTCGttgaaataatcaaatcaatGAACGGTGAAAAGATCAACCCGAATTTCAGTGCCGCTTCAATCTGCTTTCTGTTCGCAGCTGGCATACTGAATCCACTAATATACGCGTACATGAATCGCGTAACACGACGAGAGATCGGTCGCTTTGTGTGTGGCAGTTCGATGTCCCAAGATTCCGAAGACTTTGCGTCTACCAGCATGAGCACGCACACCTCCACGTGGGGCACACAACCCAAGGTCCGCAGCAAAAGTATTGCGACGAACAATGACATGTGCACAATACATGAGGTTCCCGAGGAAAGTGTCTTTCCTCGCGAAGTGgaccgccgcccgcccgccggtACTTCATCAAGTCACTTGTGTTCGCCTGGACAACAAAGCTTTTCAAGTACAGATCATTTCGTTGTCGAAACTGGAAATGCTACGGCTATAAACAGCACTGAAATTGTGATGGAAACTGAAAATACAGCCAGTGGCAGCTATGACGGAGCAGGCCCATCTACAGAAGGAACGGCTCTTCATTCCGGGCAATCATATTGGAAAATTATTAATAGCGAACGGTTTAAGGAGCAGCGAAGACAGACATTACCAAAGGAGAATGACGGTCCCTCATATTTTTCTGTAAGGGGACGTCGGCGTAAGCGCGACTGTGGCTCCTTCTTGTACTTTGAGAACGGCGGCGGTAAGTCCAAGAGGAACCAGGTGCAAAGCATCTCTGTTAGAGTACCAAACATTCAATTGCGATTGTCAGTAAAAGAAACCGATCTAGATAAAATTCATAAATTGTCTGTCAGGTCTAATTTTGAATACGAGCGTAAGGACAGGTCGAGGAGTTTGCAACAAGCTAGTCAAAATGTGGGTATGCACGCAAGGGCGGCTCGTATGCAACAGGCCAGTACAAACCCAAGCTCATACCGCGGATCGGTAAGTGGACCTGATGTCACGGAAACACAAACTCCAGGTGAATACGAAAGGGGCAATCGGTTGATAAATATTGCATCAATGAAAAGTGTTTTGACCAAATCTTTTGAAAACCTGTCGAGAATAGATACACTTGTTGATCAGCCGTATGACGGGGGCCGTTGTAAATCCGAGCCGTGTGCACTCAATCGGGTAATGAAAGGCTAA